In Notamacropus eugenii isolate mMacEug1 chromosome 1, mMacEug1.pri_v2, whole genome shotgun sequence, one genomic interval encodes:
- the MPHOSPH10 gene encoding U3 small nucleolar ribonucleoprotein protein MPP10, whose product MSKKSLRGRRRRILDRCLKELDTHTAHPEQFLTVQDGLAVNFISLTKALFDLHKSFKADATLGSPLEELVIENFDDEQIWQQLELQNKPVLQYFKKAVIANVKDKELRLLPESEEVDSEIDIDSEEEIEQDSKLEQKSDLVHDGLEKDSKRKKKLNKVDMEERSDFNDEDSDLDFDIDKLERQNKKPKVFIKSKEKSIVDDKFFKLSEMESFLEDMEKEKKEKKEDDEDDVNYFEEIISDEDGDLFTDSPKKSEKSSRNLKYKDFFDPVESEDTASDNDGLGQDEVEDEDKEMDHEEEEDISEEDEEDETEENENRQHGAGKRVTFALPDDKEIQDTDAFSEKNNSDGVKSSFEQRQEKMAERIKSLEKELLEQKPWQLQGEVTGQKRPENSLLEETLHFDHAVRMAPVITEETTLKLEDIIKQRIKDQAWDDVVRKEKPKEEAFEYKKRLTLDHEKSKLSLAEIYEQEYLKLNQEKKEEEENPEHVEIQKMMDSLFQQLDALSDFHFTPKPPVPEIKIVSNLPAITMEEVAPVHVSDAALLAPEEIKEKNKAGDIKTDAEKSVTDKKRERRKKKHRKRMKLREKEKRQKLLAKRNPEQASKYTKAATSAQLKKLTKAGKASILKDEGKDKALKSSQAFFSQLQDQVRMQIQDAKKTQKKQKKKEEISVHKLKL is encoded by the exons ATGTCGAAGAAAAGTTTACGGGGCCGGCGGCGGCGGATCCTGGATCGCTGCCTGAAGGAGCTGGACACTCACACGGCTCATCCGGAGCAGTTCCTCAC TGTTCAAGATGGATTGGCTgtaaattttatatctttaacaAAAGCCCTTTTTGATTTACATAAATCATTCAAGGCCGATGCAACTCTTGGGAGCCCTTTAGAAGAATTGGTGATAGAAAACTTTGATGATGAGCAGATTTGGCAGCAGCTGGAATTGCAGAATAAACCAGTTTTACAGTACTTTAAGAAAGCTGTTATTGCCAATGTTAAAGACAAGGAACTCCGTCTTCTCCCAGAGAGTGAAGAGGTTGACTCAGAGATAGACATTGACAGTGAGGAGGAAATAGAACAGGATTCGAAGCTGGAGCAAAAGTCAGATCTAGTTCATGATGGTCTTGAAAAAGacagtaagagaaagaaaaagttaaataaagttgATATGGAGGAACGTTCAGATTTTAACGATGAGGATTCTGACCTTGACTTTGACATTGATAAACTCGAACGTCAAAACAAGAagccaaaagtatttattaagtcaaAAGAGAAATCCATAGTAGATGATAAATTTTTCAAATTATCTGAAATGGAGTCCTTTTTGGAAGatatggaaaaagagaagaaagaaaaaaaggaagatgatgaagatgatgttAATTATTTTGAGGAAATTATTTCTGATGAGGATGGTGACCTATTTACAGACTCTCCAAAAAAG tcAGAAAAAAGTTCCAGAAACCTAAAATACAAAGATTTCTTTGACCCAGTTGAAAGTGAAGACACAGCAAGTGATAATGATGGACTGGGTCAGGATGAGGttgaagatgaggataaggaaatGGAtcatgaagaagaggaagacatTTCTGAAGA GGATGAAGAagatgaaactgaagaaaatgagaatagaCAACATGGAGCTGGGAAAAGAGTAACCTTTGCTTTGCCTGATGACAAAGAAATCCAAGACACAGATGCTTTCAGTGAAAAGAATAATTCTGATGGAGTCAAATCCTCTTTTGAACAAAGACAGGAGAAG ATGGCAGAAAGAATTAAATCTTTAGAGAAAGAGTTGTTGGAACAGAAACCTTGGCAGCTTCAAGGGGAagtgacaggacaaaagagaCCAGAAAACAGCCTTCTAGAAGAAACATTACACTTTGACCATGCAGTCAGGATGG CACCTGTGATTACTGAGGAAACCACTTTGAAACTCGAGGATATCATCAAACAGAGGATAAAAGATCAG GCTTGGGATGACGTAGTACgtaaagaaaaaccaaaagaggAGGCATTTGAATATAAGAAGCGTTTAACATTAGATCATGAAAAGAGTAAGTTGAGCCTTGCAGAAATTTATGAGCAAGAATACCTCAAACTTAACCAG gaaaagaaagaagaagaagaaaacccaGAGCATGTAGAAATTCAGAAGATGATGGATTCACTCTTTCAGCAACTCGATGCTCTTTCTGACTTTCATTTTACACCTAAGCCA CCTGTTCCAGAGATTAAAATTGTGTCTAATCTTCCTGCTATAACTATGGAGGAAGTGGCACCAGTACATGTTAGTGATGCAGCACTCCTAGCTCCAGAAGAAATCAAG GAGAAAAATAAGGCAGGGGACATAAAAACAGATGCAGAGAAATCTGTTACAGACAAGAAACGAGAAcgaagaaagaagaaacatcgTAAGCGTATGaaattaagagaaaaggaaaaacggCAAAAATTGTTAGCAAAAAGAAATCCTGAGCAGGCTAGCAAATATACCAAAGCAGCAACATCTGCACAGTTAAAGAAACTAACTAAAGCAGGCAAAGCTTCTATACTAAAG GATGAAGGCAAAGACAAAGCCTTGAAGTCATCTCAAGCCTTCTTTTCTCAATTACAAGATCAAGTGAGAATGCAAATACAAgatgccaagaaaacacaaaaaaagcaaaagaagaaagaagaaatctctGTTCATAAACTCAAGCTGTAA